Below is a window of Christensenella minuta DNA.
GAATGTAAACGGCCTGCGGGCTGCGGCGGGAAAGGGCTTCCTTGAATATCTTTATGAGAGCGGAGCCGATGTTTTTTGTGTCCAGGAGACGAAAATGCAGCGCGGACAGGCGGAATTTGATTTTAAGGAATATGATGAATATTGGAACAGCGCAGAGAAAAAAGGATATTCGGGCACGGCAGTATTTTCAAAGGTGGAACCGCTCAGCGTATCCTATGATTTTGGCGTGGAAGAGCACAGCCGTGAAGGCCGTGTTATTACGCTTGAATTCGGGGATTTCTACCTTGTAAACGTGTATACCCCAAATTCCGGCGAGGGTTTGAAGCGCCTTGATTACCGCCTTAAGTGGGAAGACGATTTCCGCGCCTACCTGCATACGCTGAATAAAAAGAAAGGCGTAGTCGTGTGCGGGGACCTCAATGTGGCGCACACGGAGATCGACCTTAAGAACCCCAAGACGAATGTGAAAAACGCTGGGTTTACGCCGCAGGAACGGGAAAAAATGACAGAGCTTCTGGATTCCGGTTTTATCGATTCTTTCCGTTACCTGCATCCAGATGAAACGGGACGGTATTCATGGTGGTCCTACCGTTTCAACGCGCGGGCGAATAACGCGGGGTGGCGTATCGATTATTTTCTGGTGTCGGAGGATATGAAGGACAGGATCGAGGATGCGGATATTTGCCCGGACATTCTGGGCAGCGATCATTGCCCGGTTTTTTTGGTTCTGAAAGACTAATAGAGCGGCGGCCTGAGGCCGCCTTTTTTCATACAATTTTAAGAAAGTGTTCAATGGGCCGTAAAACACTTCGCTCCGTTCCCCTCTATAATAAAAGCAGGGAAACCGGAACGGAGGCAGGAAAAATGAACAACAAAAAAAGCAAGGTCATAAAAACGGCCGCCGCAGCTGCGGCGGGATTGTTTGTGGCGGGCGTTTTATGCAGCTGCGCGCCGCTTTATGGAAAAGTAGGGGAAATGATGGAATCGGCCGCCGGTCTTGGCCGTGAGAAGGTTGCGGAAACAAGGGAGGAACGTAATGTGGGGCAGTGGCCGTTCGGAGAAACCCGGGAGACCGCTGTGGCCTATTCTGGCCCGGAGGACGGCGAATGGGACGATGAACAGGATGATATGAAGCCGTATGAGCCTTTTGGCGTAACCCTGAACGAAAGCGACGGAAACTACTGGTTTAATGGAAAGCCCCTTGCAGGGCTCCGTGACGAAGGATACAATACCATGACGTGCGGCATCTTTGCAGAAGTCGGCGCGTTTGTTTTCGTGGAACGGAATGGGAACGGAAATATTACGCGCGTTTATGAAACGGATTTAAAGAGCTTTGAGGACGCATGCGGGATGACCGGCCTTGAGACCTCGACGGAACAGCGGGCGGAGGAAATGGGGTATGCGTTCCACCGGGAAAACGGAACTGTAAAGGACATGGACCGTAAAGAATTCTCCGTTTTTGAAACAAAGCTCCACGCAAAATACAGGAATGAGAACGCGGTCGTACAGGTGGATGATTATGTATTCTGGTTTGATAAAAACGACCAGATGGAACTAAGCTCTTTCTGCGCAAGCAGTGCAAGCCGCTATGGAGCCAAGGTCTATGCGGATTATGCCATTGCGGATGAAATAGATATTTCCCGGCTCGACGATGAAAAAACAGACCAGGTCATATTCGACGTGCTGAAAGCGAATCCGGAGAGCGATAAGCCCGGGATCGGCAGGCAGATCAAGAAAGCTATCGCACAGGCGTATGGGATCAGCGAAAACTATATTACGGTAGAAGTGGATGAACTAGGCTGATGGATCAAACCGCCGGGCGCGTATTAACGCCCGGCGGTTTGGTTACTCTTTTAAGCCGCTGCCGCATAGCGGACGGCAGTTCCATCTGAGAAAACGGCAATATCGCCGTCTTGGTCGGTGCGCAGGACTGTAACGTCCATTGCGCCGAGCATATCGAGGGTTTCCTTATGCGGATGTCCGTAATCGTTGCCTTCGCCGCAGTTGATGATGGCGAGGGAGGGAGTCGTTGCGTTGAGAAATTCCTGCGTGGTGGCATTATGAGAACCATGATGGCCGACCTTAAGGACGTCCACATCCATCAGGCCGGAATCATTTGCCAGCATATCAGCAATTGCTTCCTCTTCCGCGTCGCCCTCGAACAGGAACTTTGTACCGCCGTATCCGGCAAGCAGCACGATGCTCGAATTGTTGGCGTCGCCATACTCGCGGGCCTGCGGGTTCAGGACCGTAAAACGGACGCCGCCGAGGTCAAACGCATATCCATCCGTCACATTGACTGCGGGAACATTATTTTCTTCAATTGCGCCGAGCATCTTTTCATAGGTTTTTGTTGTCGTTACAAAATCGGTCATATAGATTGTGCCTACGGGAATCTGGTTCAGCACAGCCGCCATGGAGCCAATGTGGTCGGCATGCGGATGCGTAGCTACCACGGCATCGAGCGATTCGATCCCAAGTGCGGAAAGCGTATCGAGGATACGGCCCGCATCGTCGCTTTCACCCGCGTCGATCAGCAGGGAATGCCCATCCGGCGTCAGGAGTACCATACTGTCGGAATTTCCGGTATCGATCACATAGAGCAGCAAATCATCGTTATCCCCGGGAACCAGTTTGGCGACGTTCGCCGCCGAAGGAGATAATGCGGCGCTCCCGAGGAAATCCCCGAACGAATCCAGGAAAGCGCC
It encodes the following:
- a CDS encoding exodeoxyribonuclease III, whose product is MKLISWNVNGLRAAAGKGFLEYLYESGADVFCVQETKMQRGQAEFDFKEYDEYWNSAEKKGYSGTAVFSKVEPLSVSYDFGVEEHSREGRVITLEFGDFYLVNVYTPNSGEGLKRLDYRLKWEDDFRAYLHTLNKKKGVVVCGDLNVAHTEIDLKNPKTNVKNAGFTPQEREKMTELLDSGFIDSFRYLHPDETGRYSWWSYRFNARANNAGWRIDYFLVSEDMKDRIEDADICPDILGSDHCPVFLVLKD
- a CDS encoding ComEC/Rec2 family competence protein, producing the protein MAGRRKKKTAAGAIITILCIAGLLLMLALGTDGAFLDSFGDFLGSAALSPSAANVAKLVPGDNDDLLLYVIDTGNSDSMVLLTPDGHSLLIDAGESDDAGRILDTLSALGIESLDAVVATHPHADHIGSMAAVLNQIPVGTIYMTDFVTTTKTYEKMLGAIEENNVPAVNVTDGYAFDLGGVRFTVLNPQAREYGDANNSSIVLLAGYGGTKFLFEGDAEEEAIADMLANDSGLMDVDVLKVGHHGSHNATTQEFLNATTPSLAIINCGEGNDYGHPHKETLDMLGAMDVTVLRTDQDGDIAVFSDGTAVRYAAAA